The nucleotide window GCTGCTCCTGCTCTTCCTCGCTCGGGAAGCCGCGGTGGGCCAGCGCCAGGAGCTCGGTCCGGAAGAGCCCGACGCCCTCGGCGCCGTGCTTGTCGACCAGACGCAGGTCCGCGAGCAGCCCGGCGTTCGCCGACAACTTCACCCGGCGGCCGTCGAGGGTCTCCGCCGGGCGTTCGCGCATGGCGTCGAGGTGCTCGACCGCGACCTCGAAGTTGTGCTGCGCCTGTTCGAACTCGCCGATCAGCGCCTCGTCCGGCGAGAGGTAGAGCGTGCCGGTCGCGCCATCGACGATCGCCGTCTCGCCCTCGCGCACTTCCCGGAGCAGGCCGGACGCGCCGGTCACGGTCGGGATCTCGAGGGTCCGCGCGAAGATCACGCCGTGGCTCGTCCGGCCACCGTGCTCCGCCACGATCGCGGCGACCTTGTCCATCTCGAGCTGCGCGAAGATCGCAGGCAGGAGCTGGTCGACCACCACGACCGATCCGCGTTTCATCGGCTCGAGCTTGTCGCGCAGACCGAGGAGGCGCTCCATCACGCGGTTGCCGACGTCGGCGATATCGGTGCCGCGCTCTCGAAAGTACGGGTCCTCGATCCGTTCGAAGGTCTGGCGGTAGGTCTCGAGGACCTGGGCCAGCGCCGTGCGCGCGCTGCCGGTCGCGTCGATCGCCTTGGCGACGTTCGTCACGAAGCCCTTGTCCTCGAGGATCTGGATCTGCGTGTGGAAGACCGCGGCGAACTCGGGACCGAAGCGATCCTGCACGACGTCGCGCATGTCCTCGATCTCGCGGAGGGCGACGTCGATCGCGCGCTTGAAGCGATCGTGCTCCTCCTGCGTGTGGCTCGAAGGCTGATAGTCGAGGTGGGTCAGCTCGACGTCGCGGTCCATCTGGAAGATCGGGCCGATCGCGACGCCCCGCGCGGTCGCGAGCCCGCGGATCATCACGTTCTTCTCGGCGCGCGGCCCGCGCAGCCCCGCCTCGCGACGGCGCGCGCGGATCCGGTCGGAGGCGACGATCTTCTCGACCACGGTGCCGCGCTGATCAGCGGGGGAGGACATCAGCGCGAGGAGCTGCGCGTTGATCACGACCGGCGCCAGGAGCGAGGCGCAGGTCTGGAGCAGCTCGATGTCGGGCTCGTCGAAGCGGCGGGGCTCGACGGTCTGGATCACGATCACGCCGATCACGACGTCCTGCACGATCAAGGGCGCCGCGAGCAACGAGGCGAATCGCTCCTCGCCGGTCTCGGGGAAATAGCGGTAGTTCGGGTGGGACTTGGCGTCCTCGATCGCGATCGGCTCGCCGCGCTCGGCCGCCATCCCGACCAGCCCCTCGCCGACGGGCAGCTCGACCCGGCCGACCGCCTCCGCTTCGAGCCCCATGGTCGAGGCGAGCGAGAGGCTGTTCAGCTCCGGATCGACCGTGTAGATCGAACAGACGTCCGCATCGAGCCGCTTCGACACGAGATCCGTCACGTTCGCGAGGGTCTCCTCGAGATCGTGGGAGCGCGTGACGACCTCGGCGACGTCCGCGAGGATGGAAACTCGATCGGCGATGACGGACTCCGGGGGGCCTCGCGGGGACCGCGGCGGCGGGAAGAACGCGAAGGGTAGCAGCAGCGCGGGCCCGCGACGCGGCCAGCGGGGCGCAGGACGCGCGGAAGTCCCCGCCCCGAAACGCGAAAGCGCCCGAGGCGGCTGCCTCGGGCGCTCTCGAAGGTGCGGTGGAGCCGGCTGGGCTCCCCTCCCCGTCCATCGCTCAGTGCGAGGTCGGGAACCCCATGGGTCGCGCGACCGGCGGGAAGACCTGGTCCTTGTCCTCGAAGGAGAGGCCGAGCGCCAGGAGGATCTTCCGCTTGGTGTCCATGCGGCAGTTCATCCCCTTCTCGACGCTATGAATCGTTCGCAGGGCGACCTTGGCCTTCCGAGCCAGCTGCGCCTGCGTCATGAGCTTGTTCTCACGAAGCTCTCGAACACGGTTCGGTACGCGCTCTTCCTGAGCGTTCATCGAATCCATCACAATCACACCCCCGTTTTCCGATGCTCCAGGAGTTGCTCCCGGAGTACGTCACTTGAATCATTCGGCGATTCGTCGGTCCCGGGGCCTTTCTTGAGCAATTTCACCCCGTTGGAGCGTTTTTCGGCCGCTTCCCCGCGCGCCGCGTGCCGATGCAGAGGACTCGCGCGGAACCGGCGACATGGAGGCACTCGTCGCCGGTCCGTGACCCCTCATTGAGTGAAATGAGGGTTCGTGCACGCGCAACTGTGCGGCGGCGACCGGAAGGACCCGGCGGGCAGACGCCATCACGTAGGGGCTTCGACTCAGGATGAATCCCGAGGAGACAGGACCGCAGCAGCCCTTTGCTAGGTTCGTCCGCCTGTTCAGGGGGGTTCCGCCGGTGCGGCGCAGCTGGATGCGCCTGTTCTGGATGGCCGTGGTCCTGGTCGGCATCGTCGCCGGCTACCTCGTGTCCTCCGGCGTGGGCACGCGTCTTCTACACACCGAGATCGAGACGCAGCTCAGCCGCCTGCTCCAGGGCCCGGTCGGGATCGGCGCGGTCGGCCTGAGCTGGGAGGAGGGCCTGCGCGTCGAGGCGCGGGATCTCACCGCCTACCCGAGCCCCATCGAAGACACACCGCACGGGCTACGCGCGCGGCGCGTCGTCGCCTGGGTCGACCTCCTTGCCCTGATGGTCGGGCGACTCGAGCTCTCGACGCTCGTCCTCGAGGGCCCCCACGTCCGACTCGTCCAGGACGTCGACGGGGGCTGGGTCGGGCTGCCGCTGCCGGCGCCCTCGTCCTATCCCGACGAGGGCCTCGACGACCGGGAGCCCGCGGAGCGGGTCTTCGCGCGACTCGCCGAGCTCGACGGCGCCGCCTCACGCGTCGCCGACGAGTTCAGCGCCGCGGATCGCATCGTCGTCGTCGACGGAACCCTCGAGTGGATCGGCCCGCCGACCGCCGAGGGCACGCCCGCACGCCTGCGCGTCGAGCTCCTGAACGGAACCGCCGAGCGCCACTGGCTCTCCGGCGACATCGCGATCGACTGGCGCGGCGTGTTTCTCGACGGCGTCCACTCGCCCTTCCCCTTCACCCTCGGCGTGCACCGACCCGAGGGCCGCCACTTCGTCTGGAGTCTCGGCGTCGAGGACATTCCGCTCGCCGCCGCCGAAGCGCCGATCGGCGACCTCTCGGGCATCGCCGACATCGAGGGCACCCTCGATACCCGCTTCCGGCTCTTCACCGACACCGGCGGGCTGCACCGTCTCGCGGTCGAAGGCGCGATCGAGGATGCGACGATCGGACTGAAGCGCTCCGGCCTCCTCCTCGAACGGGAGCGCGTCGAGATCGAGGCCGAATTCGAGGTGGACCCGGTCGAGATCCGGCTCGTCCAGTCGCGACTCCAGGGCCCACAGCTCGCCATCGAGTTCCAGG belongs to bacterium and includes:
- the ptsP gene encoding phosphoenolpyruvate--protein phosphotransferase, which produces MLADVAEVVTRSHDLEETLANVTDLVSKRLDADVCSIYTVDPELNSLSLASTMGLEAEAVGRVELPVGEGLVGMAAERGEPIAIEDAKSHPNYRYFPETGEERFASLLAAPLIVQDVVIGVIVIQTVEPRRFDEPDIELLQTCASLLAPVVINAQLLALMSSPADQRGTVVEKIVASDRIRARRREAGLRGPRAEKNVMIRGLATARGVAIGPIFQMDRDVELTHLDYQPSSHTQEEHDRFKRAIDVALREIEDMRDVVQDRFGPEFAAVFHTQIQILEDKGFVTNVAKAIDATGSARTALAQVLETYRQTFERIEDPYFRERGTDIADVGNRVMERLLGLRDKLEPMKRGSVVVVDQLLPAIFAQLEMDKVAAIVAEHGGRTSHGVIFARTLEIPTVTGASGLLREVREGETAIVDGATGTLYLSPDEALIGEFEQAQHNFEVAVEHLDAMRERPAETLDGRRVKLSANAGLLADLRLVDKHGAEGVGLFRTELLALAHRGFPSEEEQEQLYHRVVEHMEPRTVTIRTLDLGGDKGIPNIGLDDEENPQLGCRSIRLTLENRHHFHAQLRAILRASTLGNVRLLLPMIGSLSELREAKAVIDEVRLELEREGSRFDPDLPVGIMIEVPSAAITAATLAEECDFFSIGTNDLTQYTLAVDRGNERVAHLYDSLHPAVLHLIESSVRAGRDANIPVSVCGEMATNPLSVPILVGLGIGELSGTPASIPVVKEIVRALDSSDVEEDARAALAARTAAEVHAIAATRLRSAGLTQHPDIGEWLDQLLEAALSPV
- a CDS encoding helix-turn-helix domain-containing protein, coding for MNAQEERVPNRVRELRENKLMTQAQLARKAKVALRTIHSVEKGMNCRMDTKRKILLALGLSFEDKDQVFPPVARPMGFPTSH